The following DNA comes from Bos indicus x Bos taurus breed Angus x Brahman F1 hybrid chromosome 5, Bos_hybrid_MaternalHap_v2.0, whole genome shotgun sequence.
CATCACGCGTCCCACCCCCTGGAAACCAGGTGACCATGGCATTGACGGCCTCTTCTTGGTCTCTTGCAGCCGCTTCCAAGGAGTGACTTCCCTGCGATTGAAGGTAATGAGGTCCCTGCATGATGCGGGCAGTGTGGGCGGGGTGCTGGACGCTGGGCTCTGGTCTCCATCTGCCATTCACCACCTCTGAGACATTAGCTGCTGCTCATCTTTCCTTCCCCATGCCACCTGCCTCGTTACTCCAGAAAAACCGTAAAGGTAGAAAATCTAACTGGAAAGGTGCCTAAGGTAACCTGGCCCAGTGTTTCTCAGCCCTGTTAAACCCAGTTTTGCCTGGGCAACAGAAATATTGTATGGTCACACTTACTATCCCAAGTGATCTCATAGATGATACAACTTTCCTGTACACAAacgttatggagaaggaaatggcaacccacttcagtattcttgcctggagaatcccatggacagaggagcctggcagggctacagtccgtgggatcacaagagtcggacacgacttagtgactacatcaccaccaccactgtacACAAAGGTCAATTCACTCTAAAGCCAGAATTGTATGAAGAAATAAACAGTTTTTAGTAAGGTAATCTGCATTTCAGTATGTGATAATTACCCAAGAGAACATAGTTAAGTAGCAAAATGATCGTAGCAAAATGATGATAGCAAAACGATCATAGCAAAAATAGAATCCCCGGGAGTGTCACAGCTATAAATGCAGTGTGTTCATAGGTAACGTAGGTGTGCTTCGGTGTGACAAACGCAGTGTGTTCACAGGTGTGTAAGTGTGCTTCATCGTGCCAAACGCAGTGTGTTCACAGGTGTGTAGGTGTGCTTCGGCGTGACAAACGCAGTGTGATCACAGGTGTGTAGGTGTGCTTCGGCGTGACAAACGCAGTGTGATCACAGGTGTGTAGGTGTGCTTCGGCGTGACAAACGCAGTGTGATCACAGGTGTGTAGGTGTGCTTCGGCGTGCCAAACGCAGTGTGTTCACAGGTGTGTAGGTGTGCTTCGGCGTGACAAACGCAGTGTGTTCACAGGTGTGTAGGTGTGCTTCATCGTGCCAAACGCAGTGTGTTCACAGGTGTGTAGGTGTGCTTCAATGTGCCAACGCAGTGTGTTCACAGGTGTGTAGGTGTGCTTCGGCGTGACAAACGCAGTGTGATCACAGGTGTGTAGGTGTGCTTCGGCGTGACAAACGCAGTGTGATCACAGGTGTGTAGGTGTGCTTCGGCGTGACAAACGCAGTGTGTTCACAGGTGTGTAGGTGTGCTTCGGCGTGACAAACGCAGTGTGTTCACAGGTGTGTAGGTGTGCTTCGGCGTGACAAACGCAGTGTGTTCACAGGTGTGTAGGTGTGCTTCGGCGTGCCAAACGCAGTGTGTTCACAGGTGTGTAGGTGTGCTTCAATGTGCCAACGCAGTGTGTTCACAGGTGTGTAGGTGTGCTTCGGCGTGACAAACGCAGTGTGATCACAGGTGTGTAGGTGTGCTTCGGCGTGACAAACGCAGTGTGATCACAGGTGTGTAGGTGTGCTTCGGCGTGCCAAACGCAGTGTGATCACAGGTGTGTAGGTGTGCTTCGGCGTGACAAACGCAGTGTGATCACAGGTGTGTAGGTGTGCTTCGGCGTGACAAACGCAGCGTGTTCACAGGTGTGTAGGTGTGCTTCGGCGTGCCAAACGCAGTGTGATCACAGGTGTGTAGGTGTGCTTCGGCGTGACAAACGCAGTGTGTTCACAGGTGTGTAGGTGTGCTTCGGCGTGACAAACGCAGTGTGTTCACAGGTGTGTAGGTGTGCTTCGGCGTGACAAACGCAGTGTGATCACAGGTGTGTAGGTGTGCTTCGGCGTGACAAACGCAGTGTGTTCACAGGTGTGTAGGTGTGCTTCGGCGTGACAAACGCAGTGTGTTCACAGGTGTGTAGGTGTGCTTCGGCGTGCCAAACGCACTGTGATCACAGGTGTCCTGCGCCCCTCGCGTCCCGGCCCCTCCCTCAGCCCTCACTTCGAGTGTCAGTCCTGTGACAGTGAAGACAACTCCCCGGGGCGTGCTGCCCAGCGGGCTGCGGACTGGCCAGTGCCTGGTCTTGAAGCCGGTGCTGGCAGCCTGTGGGCAGCTCAGCCTGCGTGCTCTGCCGGGTCTCAGTTTGATCCTCCGCACAGCAGTGAGTGTCGTCCTTATGTagttgaggaagctgaggctgagaCATGCTAAGAACTAGCCTACAGTCTCAGAGGGATGTGGGCAGCGTCAGCCCTGTGACCCTGTCTCTCCACCGTGTTGCCAACTGGCCCTGGGGCTCGGGGGACATGACCGGGTGGCTGAGGTGCTGGGCAAGGGTCGGTCAGCAGGGGCTGTTGCTCCTCTGCTTTTAACCCTCGGGGTGGCCTGGTGGACACATAAAGGAGCCCTCAGGAGCTCCTCCTGGCTCGGCTTTGTCCACCTCCTGGGACCCGTGCCCTCTCCAGGGCCATGCACCCCGGGGAATGGCTGGGGCCAGGCATGGTGGGACTCCCTGAGCCCTGGCTCACAACTCCGTGCTCTGCAGGGGTGCTCCTCCTGGGGGAGCCTGTGCGCTGGGAGACGAGCCTGCAGCTGATCACAGACGTCCTTCTCAGCGACGGGAACCCTGGCACGGGTCTGGCGACggccccctacccccacctcccTGTCCTGGCCAGCAACACGGACCTCCTCTGGATGGCCGAAGCCAAGATGCCCAGGTGAGGACACTAGGTCCCCGCCTCAGCCCTGGGTCCCCGCTTCCAGCTGATGGTGGCTCCTCAGCCATCCAGGTGCTCTGAGCTCAGACTCCTTCGTCTAGGCCCCGGGGTTGCCATGGTAACCTGGCCTCTGGGAGAGGTCTCCAGGGTCACTTCACATACTGAGTAGTAAGGGAACACTGCCGTTTACTGAGCACGGAAGGTAGATCCAGGTGGGGGTTACCCCCGCTTGCCTGCCAGAGTCCAGCAGGACGACTCCTTTCGGCCCTCGGAGCGCGAGCGGTGCTCAGGCCCTGTTGTCcgcaccctcccctccctccctgccttcacCCGAGGTGCTGGTCTCCCACTCCTTGGTGTCCTTCTGCCCATAAGACGCGGGGAAGGGAAGAGGATTTTGAGGCGCGTGGCTCCGGGGAGGGCCCTCACCCTGCCCGGCCGGGCTGCGCACAGCACGGAGCACGGTTTTGCTGACCCGCAGGTGGCCTCCTTGGAAGGGCAGCTGCTGGCACTTCTGGGCTTGTCTGGGGCCACAGGCGGACAAGTGACGTCTCCTCCACCTGCCTCCAGATGAGCTGTGCGAGGCCAACCCCGAGCCGCTGCGTAGCCGCCCAAGGGGGACAGGCCACTGTGTTCGCTCTCATTGCTTTTTAAAGTGTGGTTCCACAGCTCGCGGTCAGGCATGTCTTCTGGAACGTTCTTCCTAGAGTTCAGGTTTGCTGACGCTAGGTGAAGGGAGTGGGTTATGTAGGACCAAATGGCAGGAGGCGACTTATCGTTGATAAAGCCAATTTGGTGTCACCTGTTCATTCAGTGATGTCAAAATTGAAACCTCCCTGGCAGGTTTGGCCACGGGACCTTCCTGCTATGCCTGGAGGCCATTTACCGCAAGCTGACAGGCCGGGAGCTGTGCTACTCGGGCCTCACAGGCAAGCCCAGCCTCCTCACCTACCGGTACGCCGAGGGCCTGCTGGCGCGGCAGGCGGCGCGGAGGGGCTGGGCCGCCCCCATCCGGAGCCTCTACGCCGTGGGGTGAGCCCCCCTCCTCCCCCGTGCTCGTGCCCCAGCCCCCTCCACCCCGAGTGGACAGCACCCTGCCCGCTGCCACCACACTGAACCGGGTCCTCTCTCCCCAGCGACAACCCCATGTCCGACGTCTACGGGGCCAACCTGTTCCACCAGCACCTGCAGACTCAGCAGGAGGGGGCGGCCCGGAGCTGCGCCTCCATCCTGGTGTGCACGGGTGTGTACGGTCCCCAGGCTCCCAGCCCCACTGTGCCCGCCCTGGCCAGTGAGGGGTCTCCATTCCACGGACACCGGGACTTTGGCTTCAGGCCCGAGCTCCTGCAGGCAGCCCACGTGGTCAGCGACTTGCACGAGGCTGTGCAGCTGGTCCTCCGCAAGGAGGGCTGGGCTCTCTAGGGCCCAGGGATGGGGATGGGCCTGCCAGCTGTCCCCCGCCGCTCCCCTGCAGACAGCGTCCTCACCCGGTGCGGGTCTCTGCCTGCTGCCAGCCTGGGCCGTGATTCTTAGACACTATTTTGTATGGTCTTTTAAGTTACTTCCCAGAGACTTTGgacctattttttttaagtgaaaataactgtacaataataaatattcattttgctGTGTCTTGTGATGCTCTGTCTGGAATGCACTAAAGAGTCCCGTGGGCAAGTGGAGTGGGTGACCTGAGGCATTGGTGAGAACATGGACCCCTGCCCTTTGCAGTCTGGGCCTCGAGCCCCGTCTGTGCAGGACTGAGTCTGGCCCAGGCCTCACCACGGACTTAACCACTTCCCTGATGTGGAAAGAAAGAGGGGCCTTTCCTACAGTGACTCTAGAAACTGTCTCCTGTTCCTGGCTGCTCTTGCAGTCATCCCGGTCATCCCGTGCCTGTCTTCCAGGATTGTGGCCCCCACTCACCATGTGCCCGCCCCCAGCCAGCCCTGGTCCCCGTCTTACTGCCCCTGACATAGCCCactgctccctccctcctttttttttttttttccctccctccttcagaCTCTTCCCTGGGCTGCTCCTGGGAGGGGCGAGGGGGAGGGCGAATGACATGTGCCCCGTCCCTGAGCAGGACCATGTCCACAGGCCCTGCAGGAGGGCCCCCCACCTCCaggcagcagcagctcctcctcACATGCAGCCCACCCTCGCCTGCAGACCCCTCCAGCCCTAACGCCCCTCACAGGCCCAGTCAGGGTGGAGCTTTGACCAGCTCTCTTATCAGGTCCCTGCAGTCAGGCCCTCCTGCCTCCGGGCTTCTGCACTCGCCATTCCCTTACTTCCAACATCCACGAAGCTCCATCCGTTT
Coding sequences within:
- the HDHD5 gene encoding haloacid dehalogenase-like hydrolase domain-containing 5 isoform X2, with the translated sequence MRPPPTPPHPATSLPDLGRSRLLSVQSPPTFGLLLDIDGVLVRGHQVIPAAQEAFRRLLDPQGQLRVPVVFVTNAGNISQCSKAEELSAQLGFQVEPDQVILSHSPMKLFSQHHDRRMLVSGQGPLVENARALGFKHLVTVDELRAAFPVLDMVDLQRRPKTTPLPRSDFPAIEGVLLLGEPVRWETSLQLITDVLLSDGNPGTGLATAPYPHLPVLASNTDLLWMAEAKMPRFGHGTFLLCLEAIYRKLTGRELCYSGLTGKPSLLTYRYAEGLLARQAARRGWAAPIRSLYAVGDNPMSDVYGANLFHQHLQTQQEGAARSCASILVCTGVYGPQAPSPTVPALASEGSPFHGHRDFGFRPELLQAAHVVSDLHEAVQLVLRKEGWAL
- the HDHD5 gene encoding haloacid dehalogenase-like hydrolase domain-containing 5 isoform X1 codes for the protein MAALGEAAARWAPGLWRRAVGTAAWLRGRRFASGGTQSPPTFGLLLDIDGVLVRGHQVIPAAQEAFRRLLDPQGQLRVPVVFVTNAGNISQCSKAEELSAQLGFQVEPDQVILSHSPMKLFSQHHDRRMLVSGQGPLVENARALGFKHLVTVDELRAAFPVLDMVDLQRRPKTTPLPRSDFPAIEGVLLLGEPVRWETSLQLITDVLLSDGNPGTGLATAPYPHLPVLASNTDLLWMAEAKMPRFGHGTFLLCLEAIYRKLTGRELCYSGLTGKPSLLTYRYAEGLLARQAARRGWAAPIRSLYAVGDNPMSDVYGANLFHQHLQTQQEGAARSCASILVCTGVYGPQAPSPTVPALASEGSPFHGHRDFGFRPELLQAAHVVSDLHEAVQLVLRKEGWAL